Below is a genomic region from Spartinivicinus marinus.
GCGCGATCAACTCTTGATCTGTAATACAGCGGACACCCGTCTCAATGGCCTGCTCATATTGGGCAAAAACAGTCATTATTTTTCCCGTTAATTTCTCTGCTTGTAACGTTGTTAAGCCGGGCGTCATATTATAGCAAATAAAACCATGGCCTACATTTTCACCATAACTCTTTCGAAAGTCTTTAATAATACTAATGCTTGGCACATCATCACCCATGTTAGTTCGCTCAGTGATATAGCGGTAAAAATCTTCGTGAAGCTGGTGTGGCTCATACTGTTGAGCCAGTGTAGTTGAGGGGTTAAGGGTAAAAATCACTTCCCAACCTAAGGAACTGTCGTTTAAAACGGCAGCATGTTGATAACGTCGTATACTCGCTTTAATTTGTTCTGCTGACGCCAACAACTGTGCTAAATAAGCTCTAAGCCCTTGTTTTCCTAGCCGTTGTAAAGCGGTCCAAGCACTCGCAATGCCTGATGCAGGCCGAGAGTTTTCAAGGGTATGATCAAATGCTCTGAGTTCACCATACTGTCGTTCTTTTACAGAACCATCATTTTCTGTACGAGTCGTTATAGCCAATGCTTTACTAATAAAAAAACTTGAAGCATAGGGGCAAAGTGCATTTTTATGAAAGTCGACCCCAAACGAATCAAATCTATGCATGCCTTGTAATTTATCCAAGACCGATTGAATTTTTAACTGAATGTCAGGATGAATATTCATCTTCTGATAGATACTCGTCGGTGCTTGTAAAAAGCTGAACCACAACCAGCCAATAACACTATCCAGATGTAAATAAGGAAAATAATCCAGTTGATGGCTATCAACTACTTCAGTTACTGTATTATGGATCACTTGCGTGTTATCACAAAGAAAATCCAGCGTAGTCCCTCCACAAGCAATAATCGCCGCCACTCGTTTCCCTTTAGCAATTTGCGACTCAAACGCTGCTTTCAATTCATTGGCCTGCATACCATTTGATGAATGAATGGGAACCCGAATACATTGCTGGGTCCCCAGCCCTAATAGACTGCATGTGTGTTCTAATGAATAATGTGCCCCATCTGCGGTTAAAATGACTAAATCATTTGGTATACCCTTTTGATCAGCGTCAGACGCTATGCGAGTGATAGCAGACTTAATCGCATAAAAAAGAGTGATTTTGCCACCATTACAGGCAATTCCTGTTGCCTGATCCCATCCGATCAACTTCCCTATGCTCCGGGCAACTTGCTGTTCAAACAACAATGCTTTCCCACCGTAAGTGTCCATAATCGCATTCACATTATAAAGTTGCATTAGGGATGCAGCGACAATGGTGTCCAACATGGGGTTAGGTACCATATTAAAGACTGCATGGGGAGATTGTGGCCTGATACTACCATCAACAATATTCGCTAAAGCTTCCAACACCTGTTCACTATTTTTACCTGTCTCACAAATCAAGTTTTTTTCTATTTTCTCTTCATAACAAAATGCGTTAACTGGAAATTTCGGCCCTTGCGCTTCTTTTGCTTGAATACACTGATAGCCGTATTTTAATTTCTCAAAAAAGTGATCAATATAACGGCCGCTATTGTGAAAAAACTCAGATTGAGGAGGCAGCTGGTCAGAGTTCTCTGAACTACGGGGCGATTTTTTATTACTATCAAGTGTTACTTCTTCTAAATTAAAATGCATGATTTACCTAATACTCACGCGCAAAGGGCATACCAATTTAGTCATGATATTTCATTGTGTTTCATCAGCAGAATATATGTGTAAATTATCTGTAAATAAGCTGGGTGATTGGTCAATGACACTTATGAAACATCTGCTTTTTGGGCATATGAACACTGGCTTACCTTGCTTCAGGCTAATAAATGATTTTCAATTATTCTACAATTAAGAATACTTAAGAATTAACTTAAATACCTCTTGGTAAGGTTTTACACACTTGATGCTATCAGAAAAGCTATTCTGATATTTGTTGCATACGGACTAATTTTTTTAACTTTGTTATTGGTTTTAAATAGGTGTTATGCTGTTTGATTTAATAAAAATAGTGCCTTATTATTTTTAGCCTAGAGTAGAATAATTATTAGAGACAATATTAATGAGTAGGCCGATTTAAAATTAATTAATACAACAGTAAATTTTGAATTAAAAAATTACATTTAAAATAGGAGTACGCCACCTAGTGATTAGAAAAAGTGCTTTTTCAACATAAGTGGGTTTATTTTTCGATTCAGCGAAAATAGCCAGTACTTGTTGTTTAATGGCCTGCTCGACGACTTGATCCATTGGTTACCGCATTCCTTTTTTAAAAATTCTCTTGTAGTTCGTCGCAAACGTTCGTGGATATGGGATAACAGGGCGTTCTATCTTCTGTTTCCCATATCAGGTACTGGATTT
It encodes:
- a CDS encoding pyridoxal phosphate-dependent decarboxylase family protein, encoding MHFNLEEVTLDSNKKSPRSSENSDQLPPQSEFFHNSGRYIDHFFEKLKYGYQCIQAKEAQGPKFPVNAFCYEEKIEKNLICETGKNSEQVLEALANIVDGSIRPQSPHAVFNMVPNPMLDTIVAASLMQLYNVNAIMDTYGGKALLFEQQVARSIGKLIGWDQATGIACNGGKITLFYAIKSAITRIASDADQKGIPNDLVILTADGAHYSLEHTCSLLGLGTQQCIRVPIHSSNGMQANELKAAFESQIAKGKRVAAIIACGGTTLDFLCDNTQVIHNTVTEVVDSHQLDYFPYLHLDSVIGWLWFSFLQAPTSIYQKMNIHPDIQLKIQSVLDKLQGMHRFDSFGVDFHKNALCPYASSFFISKALAITTRTENDGSVKERQYGELRAFDHTLENSRPASGIASAWTALQRLGKQGLRAYLAQLLASAEQIKASIRRYQHAAVLNDSSLGWEVIFTLNPSTTLAQQYEPHQLHEDFYRYITERTNMGDDVPSISIIKDFRKSYGENVGHGFICYNMTPGLTTLQAEKLTGKIMTVFAQYEQAIETGVRCITDQELIAPIR